The following are encoded together in the Equus przewalskii isolate Varuska chromosome 14, EquPr2, whole genome shotgun sequence genome:
- the TMEM214 gene encoding transmembrane protein 214 isoform X2 codes for MAARTAGGGRWEVVKRGRRPGAGGSGRSGGGDRRALGEANGVWKYDLTPPIQTTSTLYERGFERIMKRQNKEQVPPPAVEPKKPGNKKQTKKVATVTNQNQKQGRFRSLEEALKALDVAALQKELDKSQSMFSGNPLVWLKDLASYLNYKLQAPLSEPTLSQHTHDYPYSLVSRELRGIIRGLLAKAPGSLELFFDHCLFTMLQELDKTPGESLHGYRICIQAILQDKPRIATMNLGKFLELLRSHQSRPAKCLTIMWALGQAGFANLTEGLKVWLGIMLPVLGIKSLSPFAIAYLDRLLLLQEQLCQLYPRLKVLAFGAKPESTLHTYFPSFLSRATPSCPPEMKKELLSSLTECLTVDSLSASVWRQLYPKHLSQSSLLLEHLLRSWEQIPKKTRKSLQETIQSFKLANQDLLRKGSSNNQDVVTCDAACKTLLQEARGCRLPWTRLLLLVLVFAVGFLCHDFRSHSSFQASLSGRLLQSSGFLPAGQQACAKIYSYSLEGYSWLEETLPAWGSHLLTVVRPSLQLAWDHTNATVSFLSAHSASHLAWFGDSLTSISQRIQLPDALNQLLHSLRELLLLLYQNMLLPLWHMLLEALAWAQEHCHKACRGEVTWDCVKTQLSEAARWTWLCLQDITVAFLDWALAMISQQ; via the exons ATGGCGGCCAGGACGGCGGGTGGGGGGCGCTGGGAGGTGGTGAAGAGGGGGCGGCGGCCAGGGGCCGGAGGCAGTGGTAGAAGCGGCGGAGGGGACCGCCGGGCGCTCGGGGAGGCGAACGGAGTGTGGAAATACGACCTGACCC CTCCAATCCAGACGACAAGCACCCTTTATGAGCGGGGCTTTGAGAGAATCATGAAGCGGCAGAATAAGGAGCAGGTTCCACCCCCTGCTGTGGAGCCTAAGAAACCAGGGAACAAGAAGCAGACTAAGAAGGTGGCGACTGTCACCAACCAAAACCAGAAGCAGGGCCGCTTCCGCAGCCTGGAGGAGGCACTGAAAGCT CTGGACGTGGCAGCTCTGCAGAAGGAACTGGACAAGAGCCAGAGCATGTTCTCTGGGAACCCGTTGGTGTGGTTGAAGGACCTGGCCAGCTATCTCAACTACAAGCTCCAAGCACCTCTAAGTGAACCCACACTAAGCCAGCATACTCACG ATTATCCCTACAGCCTGGTGAGCCGGGAGCTGCGTGGGATCATCCGAGGGCTACTGGCGAAGGCACCGGGGTCTCTGGAGCTCTTTTTTGACCACTGTCTGTTCACCATGCTGCAAGAGCTAGATAAGACACCAG GAGAGTCACTGCACGGTTACCGCATCTGTATCCAGGCCATTCTGCAAGACAAGCCTAGGATTGCCACCATGAACCTGGGCAAG TTCCTGGAACTTCTGAGGTCCCACCAGAGCCGACCAGCAAAGTGTCTGACCATCATGTGGGCCCTGGGTCAAGCAGGTTTTGCCAACCTCACCGAGGGACTAAAAG TGTGGCTGGGAATCATGCTGCCTGTGCTGGGCATCAAGTCTCTGTCTCCCTTTGCCATTGCATACCTGGATCGGCTGCTCCT ccTGCAGGAGCAGCTGTGTCAGCTCTACCCCCGACTGAAGGTGCTGGCATTTGGGGCGAAGCCGGAATCCACCCTGCATACCTacttcccctccttcctgtccAGAGCCACCCCTAGCTGCCCTCCTGAGATGAAGAAAGAG CTCCTGAGCAGCCTAACTGAGTGCCTGACGGTGGACTCCCTCAGTGCCAGTGTCTGGAGGCAGCTGTACCCCAAGCACCTGTCACAATCCAG CCTGCTGCTGGAGCACTTGCTCAGGTCCTGGGAGCAGATTCCCAAGAAG ACACGGAAGTCTTTGCAAGAAACCATTCAGTCTTTCAAACTTGCCAACCAGGACCTGCTGAGGAAGGGTAGCTCTAACAACCAGGATGTCGTCACCTGTGATGCAGCCTGCAAG ACTCTGTTGCAGGAAGCACGGGGCTGCCGGCTGCCCTGGACACGGCTACTCCTGTTGGTGTTGGTCTTTGCCGTAGGTTTTCTGTGCCACGACTTCCGGTCACACAGCTCTTTCCAGG CCTCCCTTTCTGGCCGGTTGCTTCAGTCATCTGGTTTCTTGCCTGCTGGCCAACAAGCATGTGCCAAGATCTACTCCTACAGCTTGGAAGGCTACAG CTGGCTAGAGGAGACACTGCCAGCCTGGGGCTCCCACCTGCTGACCGTGGTGAGGCCCAGCTTGCAGTTGGCCTGGGACCACACCAATGCCACAGTCAGCTTTCTTTCTGCCCATTCTGCCTCCCACCTTGCCTGGTTTGGTGACAGCCTCACCAGCATCTCCCAGAGG ATCCAGCTCCCTGATGCCCTGAACCAGCTGCTCCATTCTCTGAGGGAGCTGCTCTTGCTTCTCTACCAGAACATGCTGCTGCCGTTGTGGCACATGCTGCTTGAGGCCCTGGCCTGGGCCCAGGAGCACTGCCACAAGGCGTGCAG AGGTGAGGTGACCTGGGACTGCGTGAAGACACAGCTCAGTGAGGCTGCCCGCTGGACCTGGCTCTGCCTACAGGACATCACAGTGGCTTTCTTGGACTGGGCACTTGCCATGATATCCCAACAATAG
- the TMEM214 gene encoding transmembrane protein 214 isoform X3 has product MFSGNPLVWLKDLASYLNYKLQAPLSEPTLSQHTHDYPYSLVSRELRGIIRGLLAKAPGSLELFFDHCLFTMLQELDKTPGESLHGYRICIQAILQDKPRIATMNLGKFLELLRSHQSRPAKCLTIMWALGQAGFANLTEGLKVWLGIMLPVLGIKSLSPFAIAYLDRLLLMHPNLTKGFGMIGPKDFFPLLDFAYMPNNSLTPSLQEQLCQLYPRLKVLAFGAKPESTLHTYFPSFLSRATPSCPPEMKKELLSSLTECLTVDSLSASVWRQLYPKHLSQSSLLLEHLLRSWEQIPKKTRKSLQETIQSFKLANQDLLRKGSSNNQDVVTCDAACKTLLQEARGCRLPWTRLLLLVLVFAVGFLCHDFRSHSSFQASLSGRLLQSSGFLPAGQQACAKIYSYSLEGYSWLEETLPAWGSHLLTVVRPSLQLAWDHTNATVSFLSAHSASHLAWFGDSLTSISQRIQLPDALNQLLHSLRELLLLLYQNMLLPLWHMLLEALAWAQEHCHKACRGEVTWDCVKTQLSEAARWTWLCLQDITVAFLDWALAMISQQ; this is encoded by the exons ATGTTCTCTGGGAACCCGTTGGTGTGGTTGAAGGACCTGGCCAGCTATCTCAACTACAAGCTCCAAGCACCTCTAAGTGAACCCACACTAAGCCAGCATACTCACG ATTATCCCTACAGCCTGGTGAGCCGGGAGCTGCGTGGGATCATCCGAGGGCTACTGGCGAAGGCACCGGGGTCTCTGGAGCTCTTTTTTGACCACTGTCTGTTCACCATGCTGCAAGAGCTAGATAAGACACCAG GAGAGTCACTGCACGGTTACCGCATCTGTATCCAGGCCATTCTGCAAGACAAGCCTAGGATTGCCACCATGAACCTGGGCAAG TTCCTGGAACTTCTGAGGTCCCACCAGAGCCGACCAGCAAAGTGTCTGACCATCATGTGGGCCCTGGGTCAAGCAGGTTTTGCCAACCTCACCGAGGGACTAAAAG TGTGGCTGGGAATCATGCTGCCTGTGCTGGGCATCAAGTCTCTGTCTCCCTTTGCCATTGCATACCTGGATCGGCTGCTCCT GATGCACCCCAACCTCACCAAGGGCTTTGGCATGATTGGCCCCAAGGACTTCTTCCCTCTTCTGGACTTTGCCTATATGCCAAACAACTCCCTGACACCCAG ccTGCAGGAGCAGCTGTGTCAGCTCTACCCCCGACTGAAGGTGCTGGCATTTGGGGCGAAGCCGGAATCCACCCTGCATACCTacttcccctccttcctgtccAGAGCCACCCCTAGCTGCCCTCCTGAGATGAAGAAAGAG CTCCTGAGCAGCCTAACTGAGTGCCTGACGGTGGACTCCCTCAGTGCCAGTGTCTGGAGGCAGCTGTACCCCAAGCACCTGTCACAATCCAG CCTGCTGCTGGAGCACTTGCTCAGGTCCTGGGAGCAGATTCCCAAGAAG ACACGGAAGTCTTTGCAAGAAACCATTCAGTCTTTCAAACTTGCCAACCAGGACCTGCTGAGGAAGGGTAGCTCTAACAACCAGGATGTCGTCACCTGTGATGCAGCCTGCAAG ACTCTGTTGCAGGAAGCACGGGGCTGCCGGCTGCCCTGGACACGGCTACTCCTGTTGGTGTTGGTCTTTGCCGTAGGTTTTCTGTGCCACGACTTCCGGTCACACAGCTCTTTCCAGG CCTCCCTTTCTGGCCGGTTGCTTCAGTCATCTGGTTTCTTGCCTGCTGGCCAACAAGCATGTGCCAAGATCTACTCCTACAGCTTGGAAGGCTACAG CTGGCTAGAGGAGACACTGCCAGCCTGGGGCTCCCACCTGCTGACCGTGGTGAGGCCCAGCTTGCAGTTGGCCTGGGACCACACCAATGCCACAGTCAGCTTTCTTTCTGCCCATTCTGCCTCCCACCTTGCCTGGTTTGGTGACAGCCTCACCAGCATCTCCCAGAGG ATCCAGCTCCCTGATGCCCTGAACCAGCTGCTCCATTCTCTGAGGGAGCTGCTCTTGCTTCTCTACCAGAACATGCTGCTGCCGTTGTGGCACATGCTGCTTGAGGCCCTGGCCTGGGCCCAGGAGCACTGCCACAAGGCGTGCAG AGGTGAGGTGACCTGGGACTGCGTGAAGACACAGCTCAGTGAGGCTGCCCGCTGGACCTGGCTCTGCCTACAGGACATCACAGTGGCTTTCTTGGACTGGGCACTTGCCATGATATCCCAACAATAG
- the MAPRE3 gene encoding microtubule-associated protein RP/EB family member 3 isoform X2 — translation MAVNVYSTSVTSENLSRHDMLAWVNDSLHLNYTKIEQLCSGAAYCQFMDMLFPGCVHLRKVKFQAKLEHEYIHNFKVLQAAFKKMGVDKIIPVEKLVKGKFQDNFEFIQWFKKFFDANYDGKDYNPLLARQGQDVAPPPNPVPQRTSPTGPKNMQTSGRLSNVAPPCILRKNPPSARNGGHETDAQILELNQQLLDLKLTVDGLEKERDFYFSKLRDIELICQEHESENSPVISGIIGILYATEEGFAPPEDDEIEEHQQEDQDEY, via the exons ATGGCCGTCAATGTGTACTCCACATCTGTGACCAGTGAGAATCTGAGTCGCCATGATATGCTTGCTTGGGTCAATGACTCCCTGCACCTCAACTATACCAAGATAGAACAGCTCTGTTCAG GGGCAGCCTACTGCCAGTTCATGGACATGCTCTTCCCTGGCTGTGTGCACTTGAGGAAGGTAAAGTTCCAGGCCAAGCTAGAGCACGAATATATCCACAACTTCAAGGTGCTGCAAGCAGCTTTCAAGAAGATGGGTGTTGACAAA ATAATTCCTGTAGAGAAATTAGTGAAAGGAAAATTCCAAGATAATTTTGAGTTTATTCAGTGGTTTAAGAAATTCTTTGACGCAAACTATGATGGAAAGGATTACAACCCTCTGCTGGCGCGGCAGGGCCAGGACGTAGCGCCACCTCCTAACCCAG TTCCACAGAGGACGTCCCCCACAGGCCCCAAAAATATGCAGACCTCTGGCCGACTGAGCAATGTGGCCCCACCCTGCATCCTCCGGAAGAATCCTCCATCAGCCCGAAATGGCGGCCATGAGACTGATGCCCAAATTCTTGAACTCAACCAGCAG CTATTGGATTTGAAGCTGACAGTGGATGGACTAGAGAAGGAACGTGACTTCTACTTCAGCAAACTTCGAGACATTGAGCTCATCTGCCAGGAACACGAAAGTGAGAACAGCCCTGTCATCTCGGGCATCATTGGCATTCTCTATGCCACTGAG GAAGGATTTGCACCCCCTGAGGACGATGAGATTGAGGAACACCAACAAGAAGACCAGGACGAGTACTGA
- the MAPRE3 gene encoding microtubule-associated protein RP/EB family member 3 isoform X1, producing the protein MAVNVYSTSVTSENLSRHDMLAWVNDSLHLNYTKIEQLCSGAAYCQFMDMLFPGCVHLRKVKFQAKLEHEYIHNFKVLQAAFKKMGVDKIIPVEKLVKGKFQDNFEFIQWFKKFFDANYDGKDYNPLLARQGQDVAPPPNPGDQIFNKSKKLIGTAVPQRTSPTGPKNMQTSGRLSNVAPPCILRKNPPSARNGGHETDAQILELNQQLLDLKLTVDGLEKERDFYFSKLRDIELICQEHESENSPVISGIIGILYATEEGFAPPEDDEIEEHQQEDQDEY; encoded by the exons ATGGCCGTCAATGTGTACTCCACATCTGTGACCAGTGAGAATCTGAGTCGCCATGATATGCTTGCTTGGGTCAATGACTCCCTGCACCTCAACTATACCAAGATAGAACAGCTCTGTTCAG GGGCAGCCTACTGCCAGTTCATGGACATGCTCTTCCCTGGCTGTGTGCACTTGAGGAAGGTAAAGTTCCAGGCCAAGCTAGAGCACGAATATATCCACAACTTCAAGGTGCTGCAAGCAGCTTTCAAGAAGATGGGTGTTGACAAA ATAATTCCTGTAGAGAAATTAGTGAAAGGAAAATTCCAAGATAATTTTGAGTTTATTCAGTGGTTTAAGAAATTCTTTGACGCAAACTATGATGGAAAGGATTACAACCCTCTGCTGGCGCGGCAGGGCCAGGACGTAGCGCCACCTCCTAACCCAGGTGATCAGATCTTCAACAAATCCAAGAAACTCATTGGCACAGCAG TTCCACAGAGGACGTCCCCCACAGGCCCCAAAAATATGCAGACCTCTGGCCGACTGAGCAATGTGGCCCCACCCTGCATCCTCCGGAAGAATCCTCCATCAGCCCGAAATGGCGGCCATGAGACTGATGCCCAAATTCTTGAACTCAACCAGCAG CTATTGGATTTGAAGCTGACAGTGGATGGACTAGAGAAGGAACGTGACTTCTACTTCAGCAAACTTCGAGACATTGAGCTCATCTGCCAGGAACACGAAAGTGAGAACAGCCCTGTCATCTCGGGCATCATTGGCATTCTCTATGCCACTGAG GAAGGATTTGCACCCCCTGAGGACGATGAGATTGAGGAACACCAACAAGAAGACCAGGACGAGTACTGA
- the TMEM214 gene encoding transmembrane protein 214 isoform X1 encodes MAARTAGGGRWEVVKRGRRPGAGGSGRSGGGDRRALGEANGVWKYDLTPPIQTTSTLYERGFERIMKRQNKEQVPPPAVEPKKPGNKKQTKKVATVTNQNQKQGRFRSLEEALKALDVAALQKELDKSQSMFSGNPLVWLKDLASYLNYKLQAPLSEPTLSQHTHDYPYSLVSRELRGIIRGLLAKAPGSLELFFDHCLFTMLQELDKTPGESLHGYRICIQAILQDKPRIATMNLGKFLELLRSHQSRPAKCLTIMWALGQAGFANLTEGLKVWLGIMLPVLGIKSLSPFAIAYLDRLLLMHPNLTKGFGMIGPKDFFPLLDFAYMPNNSLTPSLQEQLCQLYPRLKVLAFGAKPESTLHTYFPSFLSRATPSCPPEMKKELLSSLTECLTVDSLSASVWRQLYPKHLSQSSLLLEHLLRSWEQIPKKTRKSLQETIQSFKLANQDLLRKGSSNNQDVVTCDAACKTLLQEARGCRLPWTRLLLLVLVFAVGFLCHDFRSHSSFQASLSGRLLQSSGFLPAGQQACAKIYSYSLEGYSWLEETLPAWGSHLLTVVRPSLQLAWDHTNATVSFLSAHSASHLAWFGDSLTSISQRIQLPDALNQLLHSLRELLLLLYQNMLLPLWHMLLEALAWAQEHCHKACRGEVTWDCVKTQLSEAARWTWLCLQDITVAFLDWALAMISQQ; translated from the exons ATGGCGGCCAGGACGGCGGGTGGGGGGCGCTGGGAGGTGGTGAAGAGGGGGCGGCGGCCAGGGGCCGGAGGCAGTGGTAGAAGCGGCGGAGGGGACCGCCGGGCGCTCGGGGAGGCGAACGGAGTGTGGAAATACGACCTGACCC CTCCAATCCAGACGACAAGCACCCTTTATGAGCGGGGCTTTGAGAGAATCATGAAGCGGCAGAATAAGGAGCAGGTTCCACCCCCTGCTGTGGAGCCTAAGAAACCAGGGAACAAGAAGCAGACTAAGAAGGTGGCGACTGTCACCAACCAAAACCAGAAGCAGGGCCGCTTCCGCAGCCTGGAGGAGGCACTGAAAGCT CTGGACGTGGCAGCTCTGCAGAAGGAACTGGACAAGAGCCAGAGCATGTTCTCTGGGAACCCGTTGGTGTGGTTGAAGGACCTGGCCAGCTATCTCAACTACAAGCTCCAAGCACCTCTAAGTGAACCCACACTAAGCCAGCATACTCACG ATTATCCCTACAGCCTGGTGAGCCGGGAGCTGCGTGGGATCATCCGAGGGCTACTGGCGAAGGCACCGGGGTCTCTGGAGCTCTTTTTTGACCACTGTCTGTTCACCATGCTGCAAGAGCTAGATAAGACACCAG GAGAGTCACTGCACGGTTACCGCATCTGTATCCAGGCCATTCTGCAAGACAAGCCTAGGATTGCCACCATGAACCTGGGCAAG TTCCTGGAACTTCTGAGGTCCCACCAGAGCCGACCAGCAAAGTGTCTGACCATCATGTGGGCCCTGGGTCAAGCAGGTTTTGCCAACCTCACCGAGGGACTAAAAG TGTGGCTGGGAATCATGCTGCCTGTGCTGGGCATCAAGTCTCTGTCTCCCTTTGCCATTGCATACCTGGATCGGCTGCTCCT GATGCACCCCAACCTCACCAAGGGCTTTGGCATGATTGGCCCCAAGGACTTCTTCCCTCTTCTGGACTTTGCCTATATGCCAAACAACTCCCTGACACCCAG ccTGCAGGAGCAGCTGTGTCAGCTCTACCCCCGACTGAAGGTGCTGGCATTTGGGGCGAAGCCGGAATCCACCCTGCATACCTacttcccctccttcctgtccAGAGCCACCCCTAGCTGCCCTCCTGAGATGAAGAAAGAG CTCCTGAGCAGCCTAACTGAGTGCCTGACGGTGGACTCCCTCAGTGCCAGTGTCTGGAGGCAGCTGTACCCCAAGCACCTGTCACAATCCAG CCTGCTGCTGGAGCACTTGCTCAGGTCCTGGGAGCAGATTCCCAAGAAG ACACGGAAGTCTTTGCAAGAAACCATTCAGTCTTTCAAACTTGCCAACCAGGACCTGCTGAGGAAGGGTAGCTCTAACAACCAGGATGTCGTCACCTGTGATGCAGCCTGCAAG ACTCTGTTGCAGGAAGCACGGGGCTGCCGGCTGCCCTGGACACGGCTACTCCTGTTGGTGTTGGTCTTTGCCGTAGGTTTTCTGTGCCACGACTTCCGGTCACACAGCTCTTTCCAGG CCTCCCTTTCTGGCCGGTTGCTTCAGTCATCTGGTTTCTTGCCTGCTGGCCAACAAGCATGTGCCAAGATCTACTCCTACAGCTTGGAAGGCTACAG CTGGCTAGAGGAGACACTGCCAGCCTGGGGCTCCCACCTGCTGACCGTGGTGAGGCCCAGCTTGCAGTTGGCCTGGGACCACACCAATGCCACAGTCAGCTTTCTTTCTGCCCATTCTGCCTCCCACCTTGCCTGGTTTGGTGACAGCCTCACCAGCATCTCCCAGAGG ATCCAGCTCCCTGATGCCCTGAACCAGCTGCTCCATTCTCTGAGGGAGCTGCTCTTGCTTCTCTACCAGAACATGCTGCTGCCGTTGTGGCACATGCTGCTTGAGGCCCTGGCCTGGGCCCAGGAGCACTGCCACAAGGCGTGCAG AGGTGAGGTGACCTGGGACTGCGTGAAGACACAGCTCAGTGAGGCTGCCCGCTGGACCTGGCTCTGCCTACAGGACATCACAGTGGCTTTCTTGGACTGGGCACTTGCCATGATATCCCAACAATAG